A part of Patescibacteria group bacterium genomic DNA contains:
- the pilO gene encoding type 4a pilus biogenesis protein PilO, with product MKEINKIKIRIIILFAIYVIVILLIILMIFIPSLKEIQQMSKNIKEQKEYLTNQYNVDKNLRSTSENLKIVKYNIQNLNDIFIYKDKEVEFITTLENIASKENIEQNIKITPPKDDKNNNYKKTQIQLTTSGNFENILNYLTELEKLKYYINIYSIDINKNQSNKIKGLEDIENVSTNVVCIINAYTYWK from the coding sequence ATGAAGGAAATAAATAAAATAAAAATTCGTATTATAATATTATTTGCAATTTATGTAATAGTAATTCTTTTAATCATACTTATGATATTTATACCGTCATTAAAAGAAATTCAACAAATGAGTAAAAATATAAAGGAGCAAAAAGAATATCTAACAAATCAATACAATGTAGATAAAAATCTAAGAAGCACTAGCGAAAACTTAAAAATTGTAAAATATAATATACAAAATTTGAATGATATATTTATATACAAAGATAAAGAGGTAGAATTTATAACAACACTAGAAAATATTGCATCAAAAGAAAATATAGAACAAAACATCAAAATTACTCCACCAAAAGATGACAAAAACAATAATTATAAAAAAACACAAATACAGTTAACTACATCTGGAAATTTTGAAAATATATTAAATTATTTGACAGAGTTAGAAAAACTCAAATATTATATAAATATATATTCAATTGATATAAATAAAAATCAAAGTAATAAAATAAAAGGACTTGAGGATATAGAAAATGTTTCAACAAATGTTGTATGTATAATAAATGCATACACTTATTGGAAATAA
- the pilM gene encoding type IV pilus assembly protein PilM: MLFINSSNYPIGLDISDLSLKFLQLKKNGDKIKIQSFGKIELEKEIIRDGEILNKKEFIKSIKKLLSQPKFGKITSSEFVICLPEQKTFIKLLSIDKNLNNFEETLEEELKKQIPIPIEDIYYDWQLIQERDDKKLILLGASPKNFVNQYLEIFKECKLSVVAMEIESTAISRALLMEENPKYKKIDTKNYIILDIGAKRSSIFIYSKNTILFNLSIPISGEEISEKIAKNLKINPKQAELAKIVCGLDDDKCKNIIKKILSNTINELILKINNIIDFYTKNYENRGIIDQIILSGGGANIKNLDKIIQENTKIQTILGDSSINFYNKQKFQKHFIETHKLKTEILNIKNKNQNNTENISTTQNSNLEYTTAIGLALRNIFLE, encoded by the coding sequence ATGCTTTTTATTAATAGCTCAAATTATCCTATAGGATTAGATATATCTGATTTATCTCTAAAATTTTTACAATTAAAAAAAAATGGAGACAAAATAAAGATTCAATCTTTTGGAAAAATTGAATTAGAAAAAGAAATTATAAGAGATGGTGAAATATTAAATAAAAAAGAATTTATAAAATCAATAAAAAAACTTCTTTCTCAACCAAAATTTGGAAAAATCACATCTAGTGAATTTGTAATATGCCTACCAGAACAAAAAACATTTATAAAATTATTATCTATTGATAAAAATTTAAATAATTTCGAGGAAACGTTAGAGGAAGAACTAAAAAAACAAATACCAATACCAATAGAAGATATATATTATGATTGGCAATTAATACAGGAAAGAGATGACAAAAAATTAATACTATTAGGAGCATCTCCAAAAAACTTTGTAAATCAATATTTAGAAATATTCAAAGAGTGTAAATTATCAGTAGTAGCTATGGAAATAGAATCAACCGCAATAAGTAGAGCTCTTCTAATGGAAGAAAACCCAAAATATAAAAAGATAGATACAAAAAATTATATAATTCTTGATATAGGGGCAAAAAGATCTAGTATATTTATATATTCAAAAAATACCATACTTTTCAATCTAAGTATTCCAATATCTGGGGAAGAAATTTCTGAAAAAATAGCAAAAAATCTAAAAATCAATCCAAAACAAGCAGAACTTGCAAAAATAGTATGTGGATTAGATGATGATAAATGCAAAAATATTATAAAAAAAATATTATCAAATACAATAAATGAACTTATACTCAAAATAAATAATATAATAGATTTTTATACTAAAAATTATGAAAACAGAGGAATAATAGATCAAATCATCTTAAGTGGTGGAGGTGCAAACATAAAAAATTTAGACAAAATAATTCAAGAAAATACTAAAATTCAAACAATATTAGGTGACTCATCAATAAATTTTTATAATAAACAAAAATTCCAAAAACATTTTATAGAAACACATAAATTAAAAACAGAAATATTAAACATAAAAAATAAAAATCAAAACAATACAGAAAACATATCAACAACACAAAATTCCAATCTTGAATATACAACAGCTATAGGCTTAGCTCTAAGAAATATTTTTTTAGAATAA
- a CDS encoding prepilin-type N-terminal cleavage/methylation domain-containing protein, with protein sequence MIKKNKKNAFTLIEIMISLSVIFLLMFGIYDLINYSLNITSDNKSYVEAISIANQKMEQIRNMPYSNVGTIGGMPNGIIPENEIINKDKEFTVHTMIQFYDDPYDGTLEQENDSIFVDYKIVTIDVSWKNKTNIKKISVFSKVIPSTEENLTGYGLLKIIVTNSNGSPIQNANVNISNSNLVPNIDATYTTNVDGIISIPTLPDFENYQIIVNKELYSEERTYSRSAENPNPTRINLSVQESKKTEEGFSIDLLGSLTIKTLNETLLNDWQVNTDETQNIQKNSAIKNSGEFSYIVWEDYRSASSSIYMQKYNNLGEKQWISGDKKISNDEDQKSPSITEDIDGNFYITWNKLSNDEDAYLTKIDNNGNILWGPKVIQTSIQTSNQISTKIKSLNHSTSTVVSWVDDINSGYDIYIQKYSIDGNKEWINNIRVNTNPINDSTNQYNQNISIDSNDDIYIVWTDDRNGNLDIYAQKFDTNGNALWANDKKINNDVGVASQYSPNINIDSNDDIYIVWTDDRNGNLDIYAQKFDTNGNALWANDKKINNDVGVASQYSPNINIDSNDDIYIVWTDDRNGNLDIYAQKFDTNGNALWDPNDLRVNINLEQSPQTNATLDIDDENNIHIVWTDDRNGNLDIYMNSFEEYGKTNTISNIPIRISGTKKIGDDPIILKYQKEFYTDSNGLITLDNLEWDDPGYTIEIITASTTYRLIMTEPYNQIKILPEDDKTILLYLED encoded by the coding sequence AATATGCCATATTCAAATGTAGGTACTATAGGTGGTATGCCAAATGGAATAATACCAGAAAATGAAATTATAAATAAAGACAAAGAATTTACAGTTCATACAATGATACAATTTTATGATGACCCTTATGATGGAACTCTAGAACAAGAAAATGATTCAATATTTGTAGATTATAAAATTGTTACCATAGATGTTTCTTGGAAAAACAAAACAAATATAAAAAAAATATCTGTATTCTCTAAAGTAATACCTAGTACAGAAGAAAATTTAACCGGCTATGGATTATTGAAAATAATAGTTACAAACTCTAACGGTTCTCCAATACAAAATGCAAATGTAAATATATCAAATTCAAATCTTGTGCCAAATATAGATGCAACATATACAACAAATGTAGATGGAATCATATCTATACCAACATTACCAGATTTTGAAAACTATCAAATAATAGTAAACAAAGAATTATACAGTGAGGAAAGAACCTACTCTAGAAGCGCAGAAAACCCAAATCCAACAAGAATAAATCTCAGTGTTCAAGAATCAAAAAAAACAGAAGAGGGGTTTTCTATAGATCTTCTTGGTTCACTAACAATAAAAACATTAAATGAAACTCTTCTAAACGATTGGCAAGTAAATACAGATGAAACTCAAAATATTCAAAAAAATTCTGCAATAAAAAATTCTGGTGAATTTTCTTACATAGTGTGGGAGGATTATAGAAGCGCAAGTTCTAGTATTTATATGCAAAAATATAATAATCTAGGTGAAAAACAATGGATATCAGGAGATAAAAAGATTAGCAATGATGAAGATCAAAAATCTCCAAGCATTACAGAGGACATAGATGGTAATTTTTATATAACATGGAATAAATTATCTAATGATGAAGATGCATATCTAACAAAAATTGATAATAATGGAAATATTTTATGGGGACCAAAAGTAATACAAACATCTATACAAACAAGCAATCAAATAAGCACAAAGATTAAATCATTAAATCATTCCACAAGTACTGTTGTTAGCTGGGTAGATGATATAAATTCAGGATATGATATATATATACAGAAATACAGTATAGATGGAAACAAAGAATGGATTAATAATATAAGAGTAAACACAAATCCAATAAATGATAGCACGAATCAATATAATCAAAATATCTCAATAGACTCTAACGATGATATATATATAGTATGGACTGATGATAGAAATGGAAATCTTGATATATATGCACAAAAGTTTGATACAAATGGAAACGCTCTTTGGGCAAATGACAAAAAAATAAATAATGATGTTGGAGTAGCTAGCCAATATTCTCCAAATATAAATATAGACTCTAACGATGATATATATATAGTATGGACTGATGATAGAAATGGAAATCTTGATATATATGCACAAAAGTTTGATACAAATGGAAACGCTCTTTGGGCAAATGACAAAAAAATAAATAATGATGTTGGAGTAGCTAGCCAATATTCTCCAAATATAAATATAGACTCTAACGATGATATATATATAGTATGGACTGATGATAGAAATGGAAATCTTGATATATATGCACAAAAGTTTGATACAAATGGAAACGCTCTTTGGGATCCTAATGATCTTAGGGTAAATATAAATCTAGAACAATCACCACAAACAAATGCAACACTTGATATAGATGATGAAAATAACATACATATAGTATGGACTGATGATAGAAATGGAAATCTTGATATATATATGAACTCTTTTGAAGAATATGGGAAAACAAATACCATTTCCAATATTCCTATAAGGATATCTGGAACAAAAAAGATAGGAGATGATCCAATAATATTAAAATATCAAAAAGAATTTTACACAGATTCTAATGGATTAATAACACTAGATAATCTAGAATGGGATGATCCTGGTTATACGATAGAAATTATTACAGCTTCCACAACTTATAGACTAATAATGACAGAACCATATAATCAAATAAAAATTTTACCAGAAGATGACAAAACTATATTACTATATTTAGAAGATTAA